AAAAAGTACCTGGAGACCACACCGATCAAGAGCTTTCAGACCATCCGTTTCTCGCCGCAAAGCCATGTCGGCATGAATGCCGGTGATGTGGCGATCGTCGAATATCGCGGCAACCGCTGGACCCGCGCGGACCCGATCCGATGAATCTCTTTACCCAGTCGATCATCAGCGGGCTGATGGCAGGCGCCGTGTACGCCTTGCTGGCGGTCGGCCTCATCATCACCTTCCGCACCTCGCGCATCCTCAACCTGGCCTATGGCGAGACTTATGCGATCACCGGCCTCACCGTTGCCCTGCTCATGAACGCCGGCGTGCCGCTATGGCTGGCCATCGCCGTGGCGCTGGCACTGGCGGTTGCATTCTCCGTGGCGCTGGACCGCTTCGTGCTGCAGCCGCGCAGCCACTGGCCCATACCGATGCTGATCCTCGTCACGCTGGGCGTGGCCTTTGTCAGCCGTGGCGTGCTGCTGGTGCTGGCCGGCATCGATCCGCTGTCTTTTCCTCGTCTGGTCGCCGGTAAGCCGCTGCGATGGTTCGGCGGCGCGCTGCCTCCGCAAGGGCTGCTGCTGATCATCGCCGGCATTGCCGCGGCCTACGCCGCCACAGTGTTCCTGGCGACCACTCGCCTGGGCAAGCAATTGCGCGCCTGTGCCGCCAACCCGGATGCCGCGCAGTTGCTGGGCGTGAACGTCGGCCGGGCGCGGGCGATTGCGTTCGGCATCGCCGGGCTGCTCGGTGGCCTGGCCGCGGTGCTGCTAGTGCCGCTCACCTCAGTGGATTTCCAGGCCGGGCTCGCGATGACGCTGCGTGGCTTCATTGCCGCGGCTCTCGCCGGCATGGTGCCTGCGCGCGGTGTTCCCGCCGGGTTGTGCCTGGGCCTGTTCGAATCGTTCGTCAGCACTTATGTCGATGCGTTGGCGCAGGACCCGATCGTCTTCTTGGTGCTGATCGTCATCGCGTTGTGGCAAAGCCGGCGGATTCGCCACGGCGGAGGAGTACGGGCATGAGCGGCCGGCTTTTCGTGCGAGTCCTCGTGACCGGTCTCGTTGCCGTGCTTTGCGCGGCCAGCCCCTATTTCGGCTTGCCGGCCTGGACGCCCTCGCTGGCCACGGTGGTAGCCTTGCTCAGCGTGTCGTTGATGGGCCTGAATCTGATCTTCGGTAACACAGGCATGCTGGCATTCGGCCAGGCGGCGTTCGTGGCGCTGCCCGGCTACCTGGCGGGCATGCTGTCTCTACACCTGCATGTGCCGACGCTGGCCGCCATTGCCTTGGCGTTGATCGCGACCGTCATCGTCGCCAACCTGGTAGGACGGATCTTTATCCGATTGCCCGGCATCTTTTTTGCCGTGGGCACGCTGGGTTTCGCCTTTGTGGTGGAAGGTCTGGCTCGTGCCTTTCCTTCGGTGACCGGCGGCGCCTCAGGCCTGGTGTTCAGCGAAGGGACGCAGCTGTCCGGCGATGCGTGGTATGCACTGGCGCTGGGCACTCTTGCGCTCGCCCTGGCCTCGTATCTTGGTCTGGTGCGGCATCGCTATGCTCGCACGCTGCGTGTCGTGCATCACGACGAGCTTGCCGCCGCGGTCGTCGGTATCGACGTTGCCCGGGTCAAGTCGCGTGCGTTTACGCTGGGCTGCGCCTACTCGGCGCTGGGCGGTGTGCTGTTGGCCTATTTTGTCGGCGTGGTGGTGCCCGAGAACTCGGGCGTGAACCGCTCGCTTGAGATGGTCGGCATGGTGATGCTGGGCGGCCCCGGGCGCGTGCTTGGGCCCCTGCTTGGTGCTGGGCTGGTGCAATGGATGTTCACCGTCGCAGGCTTTGCGAAGCAGTACGAAGTGCTGCTCTACGGTGTGGCTTTTCTTGGCACGGTGCTCTTCGCACGCGAAGGATTGGGTGGCCTGCTGCAGGCGGTGTGGCATCGCATCGGCTCGGCCGGCAAGCTGCCCCCGCAAGTGGTGGACCGCAGCAGCGAGCCTGCCATGCCCTTGACCGTCGGCGCGCCCGGCGGTGTTGCCTTGAGAGTCGAAGGCGTGGCCAAACGCTTTGGCGGCGTGCATGCCATCGACGACGTGAGTTTCGAAGTGCAGCACGGCGAGGTCTTCGCACTGGTCGGCCCCAATGGCGCTGGCAAGACGACGCTGTTCAACATCATCTCGGGCCTGGAGATGCCCAGTGCCGGCCGGGTCTTTGTCGAGGGCCAGGACGTCACCTCTGCCCCCGTACACGAGCGTGCCGCCGGCATCGGCCGCTCGTTCCAGGTGGCGCGGCTGGTGCCCGATCTGACCACTGCTGAGAACGTCATGGCGCGGCTGGACCACATCGCGCCGCACATGCCAGAGGCCGGCAAACGTGCCGCTGCGCTCGCGCTGCTGGGCCGGTTCGGTCTTGGCGAGCTCGCGAATTCTCGCGCCGCGCAACTGTCGGCGGGACAACGCAAGCTGGTCGATATCGCGCGCGCCGCACTGGGCTCGCCGTCGCTGCTGCTGCTGGACGAGCCGGCGGTCGGCCTGACCGAAGTCGAGCTGGACCAGTTGGCCGGGTTGCTGGACAAGCTGAAGCAGCAGCGCTGCGGTATCGTGCTGGTCGAGCACAACATCGGGTTCCTCAGCCGGGTGGCCGCCAGCGGCGTGGTGCTGCATGGTGGCATCGTGATCGCCCGCGGGCCGATCGGGGCCATGTTGCAGGACGAAGCCGTGCGCAATGCTTACCTTGGGGCGATCGAATGACACCGGTGCTGGAAACCAACGGCTTGGCTGGCGGCTATGGCGAACTGTCGGTGTTTCACGGCGTCACGCTCACGCTGGCGTCCAATGAAGTGCTGGGCATCCTTGGCCCCAACGGCGCCGGCAAAACCACGCTGCTGCGTACGCTCGCCGGGTTGCTGCCACAGCAGGGGGGAACCGTGAATCTGGAGGGGCGCAGTCTTGGCCGTGCGCAGGCGTGGCAGCGGGCCCGTGCTGGCCTGGTCATGGTGCCTGAAGGGCGGCAGATCATCCCCGGTCTCACCGTGCTGGAGAACCTGGAGCTGACGCGGGCCTCGGGCCGCTCCGGCTCTGACGCGGCGTCGTTCAACACCCGCGTCGAACAGGCATGGGAACTGTTCCCGCGATTGGCTGAACGCCGCCATCAGCCCGGGGATGCGCTGTCGGGCGGCGAGCAGCAGATGCTGGCGATCGCCCGCGCGCTGATGATGCAGCCGAAGGCACTGCTGCTCGACGAGCCGACCCAGGGGCTTGCGCCCATCGTGGTGCAGGAACTGCGCGGTGTACTGCAGAAGCTGGTGGGCCGTTTCGCGATCCTCCTGGTGGAGCAGAACCGCGCCTTCATGGCCGGTGTGGTCACGCGCAGTGCTGAGATGCGCGATGGCAGGCTCGTTGCGATATGACTAGACCACATCGGCTCATTGTCGGTCTCAGCGGCGCCTCGGGCGCCATCATGGGCGTGCGCGTGCTGCAGCTGCTGCGCGAAGCGGGTGTCGAAACGCACCTGGTCATCAGCCGTGGCGCGCAGATCACCCTGGCATACGAAACCGACTGGAAGGTGCCCGACGTGCAGGCGTTGGCGAGCGTACGCTACAGGCAGGACGACATTGCCGCGGCGATTTCCAGCGGCTCATTCCACACCGACGGCATGATCGTCGTGCCCTGCTCGATGCGCACCCTGGCCGAAGTGGCGACAGGCACTACCAGCTCGCTGCTCACACGTGCGGCCGACGTGGTGCTCAAGGAGCGGCGGCGGCTGGTGCTGATGGTGCGCGAAACACCACTGCATCTGGGGTATCTGCGAAACATGACGGCCGTAACGGAAATGGGCGCGATCGTCTACCCGCCGGTGCCGGCGTTCTATGGCAAGCCGCAAAACCTCGAAGACCTGGTTGACCATAGCCTGGGCCGTGCGCTCGACCTGTTCGGCATCACGCTGCCCGGTGTGAAACGCTGGGGCGTGGATGCCGGACCGGGGACGGCATGACGGCGATTTCAAGCCGGCATGTGGCTCGGCACGCTTTGCCCGAAAGCGCCCAGGCGCTTGCCATCAGGTGCGAACAACGGGGCCACGACTCGCCGCTGGCGGCAACGCTTCCCATCCTTGGACAGTAGCGCGATCTCGCCGGTCCAACTGCCAAATTCCAGCGCCGAATCGATGATGCGGGCGGCCAGGCCAGAGTCGCCGTGCAGCATGGCGGGCGTTCGCCCGACCATTTCTTCCTTGGAAAAGCCGAGCAGTTGCTCGGACTGGGTGTTCCAACCCACGATCCGGTTGTGCATGTCCGTCACCAGCACCGGGTGCGGGATCTGCTCAACGATGAAAACGTAGTCCTCAATGCGAAACACTGGCCCGGCCGGTGCAGCGGTTTCGCGCAGGATGGACTCGTAGGCCGATACCAACTGAGCCGAAGGCCGTACATCGAGTTCGCGGTCCAGGTCGGCCGCCAGCCGGTTGAAGTGCGTCACCACCATCTGCTTGAGGCCCTGGCGGGCATAGGTTTCCATGATGCGGCAGTGCGCGCGCTCGTCGAAAGGATCGACTTTCAGTAGTGAGCGGCTGATGCGCAGCATCTCGTCACCATCCAGCGCCCCGGGCCCAGCCGACAACAGCGCACCAATGCTCCGCTGGGCGGCCCGCCGCACACGCTCGCGCTCCGTCATCAACCAACTGTCGAATTCTTCCTGATCCAGCTCCATGCCTGGAAGGAAGTCGCCCTGGTACAGCCGGTCGGCTGCCAGCGAGGCTTCGCTCGACCGGTCCTCGGCCAGACGCAACACTTCACTGGCGTCCACGGTGATGGTGCCTTTGGTGATCCAGACCAGTTGGCCGCTGCTGCGCACCACCTGCGGCCCGAGGCAGCGCTTGAGGTCGTACAGCGCCTGGCTGAGGCTGTGGCGCGCCCTCGTCTCGTCGTCGGCGCCCCAGAAAGTCGTCGCCAGCACGTCGCGGCCACAGATGTTATTGGGTTGCATCGAGAGATAGGCGAGCAAGGCCGACTGCTTGCGGGTCGAGAGAGTCAGCGGCATTCCCTTGGAGTCGAAGACCGCGAAACGACCCAGCGTGACGAGGTGGTACAGGTTCATATCGGAAGCATTCCATCAACTTCTCCCGCAGCTTGCATCAGCGTTTACCCCTCGCGCAAGACAGGTTGCGCATCGTCGTTTCCATTCAATGGAAAATGCCGAGCGCGCTTTCGACGGTATGCCCAGAATCACTTCAGGAGACACAGCATGCGCACCTTGGTCACACTGACAGGTCTGGCCGCTTTTTTGGCCGCCATCGCGCCCCCCAGCGCGTTGGCTCAGGACTGGAAGATCGGTTTCATCACACCCACCACCGGCCCTGCCACCACGGTAGGCACCCGCCAGTTGGCGACGGTGCGCTGGTGGGAGCAGGAAGTCAACGCCGGCAAGGGCATCAAGGGGCGCAAGGTTCAGGTCGTTCATTGCAACGATGAGGGCAATCCGGCCAAGGCCGTGACCTGCGCGCGCGACCTGCTGGCGCAAGGCGTGGTGCTGTTGATCAACGGTTCGGTCAGCGGCGCGATCCGCGCTGTTGTGCCTTTGGTCAAGAACGGGCCGGTCATGTTGACGCCGGCGCCCGGCATCATGCCCGAGCCGTCGAGTTACGTATTCCAGACCAGCCCGGCCGACGCCGGACTGACGACTGCCGTCGCCGAGTACGCCAAGGCCAATCGCGTCGGCCAATTGGGCATCATCGCGGCGACCGACACCAGCGGCGAACTCGGCGCTGCCAGCGCTGCGGCGGTGTTTCCCGAGTACGGGGTGAAATACGCGCTGGCCCGCATCGACTTGCGTGCGACCGATGCCACCACACAGCTTGCCCGCGTTGCCGGTCCGGGAGCCGCGCTGATCTATTCCACCTACACGGGGGCCGGTGCAGCCACGGTGGTCAAGAGTTACGCCAACCTGGGCCTGACGCAGCCCTTGATCGTGAGCTACGCCAACATCTCCGACCCCTTCGTCGCGCTGATCAAGGACGACATGCCCAAGCGGCTGCTTGGCGTTGCGCTGAAGGGTGTCGTGCCTGAACTGCTCACCGACCCGGCCGAACGCCAGCGCTCCAGCTACTTCATCAAGAGCTATGAACAGGCCCGCGGCGGGGAGCGTGCCGACATGATCAACATGATCGCGCTGGGCATGGTCGATGTGGCCGAGTCGGTGCTGCGCAACGTGGCTGATCCGGCCAATGCCGACGAGGTCAAACGCTATCTCGAATCGACACCGGTCAAGAGCTTCCAGACCATCCGCTTCTCGCCGCACAGCCATATCGGCATGGGGCCCTCCGACGTGGTGGTGGTGGAACTGAAGGGCAGCCGCTGGGTCAAGGCCGATCCGCTCAAGTAAGTGTCCAGGGGCCACACGCTCCGCGTATTGCCGTATTCCCGGAATACGGCTTCGACAGGGCCCAGCCCTAGGCTAACAACGGCCTTCCACGCACGTCCAGCGACAAGTCGATCAGCCTCGTGCCGAGCGCGGGCTTGCTGCTGGCCGCGCCAGGCGGGGTGGATGTTGCTGAGCCGGCCCCCACAGGTGGTGTCAAAGACCACCTCTTGCCATACGTTGAAAGTATGGCAAGAGGGCCGCATTGGGTATTGGCCCTTCTGCATCGCAATCTCTAGCATCCGCTTGCAACGGGAACGTTCCGTACTGAACAAGACAGGAGACAAGCGCATGAATCGATCGATCGTTTGGAAATCGTTGGGACTGGCGGCGATGGCACTCGCCTTGACAGCTTGCGGAGGCAGCAGCAGCGCAGACCCCACATTCGCGCAAACGCAGCAAGGCCCCGTGAAGGGTACGGCCGCAAACGGCGTCGTGCAGTTCCTGGGTGTGCCGTATGCCGCGCCGCCGACGGGCGCGCTGCGCTGGAAGCCGCCGGCGCCGGCATTGGCCCGTGCCGCAGTTCTGGACGCCAAGGCACCGGGAGCGCAGTGCCTGCAAGCCGGACCTCCTTCGGCGTTCGCTGCCACCGGCAGCGAGGACTGCCTGTACCTGAACATCTACCGTCCGGAAGCTGCGCCTGCCGCGCCCCTGCCCGTCATCGTCGGCATCCATGGCGGTGGATTCGTGCTGGGCTCCAGCGCCTTCATGAACGGCACGTCGTTGGCAAAGAACAATAACGTCATTCTCGTGTCGATCAACTACCGGTTGAGCGCCCTCGGTTTCCTGGCGCACCCCGCGCTGACCGCCGAAGACACCGCCACGCGCGCTTCGGGCAACTACGGCCTGATGGACCAGAACGCCGCGCTCGCCTGGGTCAAACAGAATATTGCGGCGTTCGGCGGTGACCCGTCCAACGTCACGCTCACGGGCGGCTCGGCCGGCGGCTTGTCGGTGTTCACGCACATGGTCTCGCCGATGTCCGCGGGCCTGTTCGCCAAGGCGGCACCGCAAAGCGGAGGCTTCAGCAGGTTGCAGGCAACTCTGGCGCAATCGGAGGCGGCGGGCACGGCTTTCACAGCACCGTGGAACTGCAACAGCGCCGGGACCAACGCGCAGGTCGCGGCCTGCCTGCGCAGCCTGCCGGCCGCCACCACGCTCATTGGCGCGCTGCCGCCGCCCCAGTCGGGCACGGGGAATCTGTCCTCGTGGCTGCCGATCATCGACGGGAAATTCCTCACGACTTCGACATCGATCGCATTCGCCAGCGGTAACTTCCAGAAAGTGCCGCTGATGACGGGCGTGGTCGACGACGAGGGCACGTTCTTCGTGAGCGCGGCGTTTGGCCAGGCACCGATCACTGCGGCCACGTATGAACCGGTCGGCATAGCAGGCTTCCTTGGACTGGCCAACCCCGCTGCGGTATCGGCGCGCTATCCGCTGGCCTCGTACCCATCGCCCAACCAGGCGTTGGCGCGTGTCTATGGCGACTTCCGTGTGACCTGTGGCATCCTGCAGGACACCGACAGCATCGCGAGCGCGCTGCCCGCTGGCGCCAAGGCCTACGTCTACCAGTTCTCGGAGAAGACTCCTTATATGGATGCCACGTCGCTCGCGAGCCGTCTGCCGCCCAATACCAACATCACCTACGGCGCCTTCCATGGCGCGGACGTGCCCTACTGGTTCGATCAGATGACCGCCAACCCCACAACGGCACAGCTGCAGCTGGCACAAACGATGTCGAAATCCTTCGCCAATTTTGCCCGGACCGGCAATCCGAACGTGGATGGCACACTGCCCTTGTGGCAGCCGTACTCGGCAAGCCAGCGCGGCGTGCTGAACCTGACCCATGCGGCCTCGACAGCGAATGTCGATGCCTACGGGGCGCACCAGTGCAGCTACTGGTACGGCCAGCCTCCATCGACGCGGCTGTGAAAGCGCGGCCGCCAAGCCTGACGAGCTTCAGGGCTGGCGGCTCGGCTTCAGAGATGCGCGCTTCGATGTGGCTGAATGCGGATCGCGTGCTGTATGTCGGGTTGCTCGGGACGCCGTCGCTGCGAACTTTTGGCAGCTACACGCTGTACGTTTCGCTCGGCGCTGCGCATCGCATCAGCTTCAGCGGGGAGCCTTGGCAGGCCGGCTGGCTGTCCATCGTGCCTCCCGGGGTGCCGCATCGAATCGCCGGCAGCGAGAGGATGATTGCCACGCTCCTGATTGAGCCGGAGACGGTGAGTCATGAGAATCTGCCAGCCTTTCTGCGCAATCGAAGGGGCACGCTGGAAGAACCCCGGCTGCTGGTAGCAATGCACAGAGAACTCGATGCCATTCGTAACGGCAGGCCGGGGCCGTATGAACGGACAACCGAGTTTGACATGGCGTTCTTTGGTGCGGAACTGGTGTCACAAGCGCTCGATCCGCGCATTCGCGCCGTGTTGAATCGAATGAAGAGCCTCCCCCAATGCCCGTACTCGGCGAGGGAATGTGCCGACTCGATCTGCGTGTCCGCGTCACGCTTCCTGCATCTCTTCAAGGAAGACATCGGGGTGCCGTTCCGCAACTTCCGCGCTTGGAAGCGGGCCCGAAGCCTGCTCCACCATGTAAAGGAGGAAGAGAGCCTTACCAACATTGCCCTGGATGCGGGCTATCCCGATTCCACGCACTTCAGTCACACGATACGAACCGTTTATGGCCTCACTCCGCGGTCGATATTGGTTGGCTGCCGCCAGTTGAAGCTTCACCATGCGCCGGCCCTGTAGCGCCTTTGCAATCCGTGCAGTTCAGGGTTCTACAAAGAAATGGATCAACGGCCCGCAGCCTGGTGCCACCAGGTACTGGTTGAAATCCGTGACGCCTGCATCGCGCAGGACCTGCTCGTCCAGCAGCAGCCGGCCGGTGAAGTCGCGGCTGGGTCGGGTGAGAATGTGCCACGCGGCGTCGGCCATGATCTTGGGCACACGGGCTTGTCCCGCCACTTCTGGCGCCGCGATCCTGAGCGCGCTGGTTGCGATGACGGTGCGAGGCCACAGCGAATGGCAGGCAATGCCTTGTTCACGCAGCTCCTCGGCCAAACCAAGGCCAATCATGCTCATCGCGTACTTCGAGGTCGTGTACGCCGTGTGGTGTGCGAACCATTTCGGGTTCATGTCCAGCAGAGGCGACAACGTCAGGATGTTCGGATTGGCGGCTTTTCCTTGCCGATCCCACGGCTTGCACCGGTGATGAAAAGTGTTTTGGATTTGAGTGATGGCATGGTCTCATGCCTGGCCGCAGGCCGCGAGCGGAACTTGCGCTGACTGGCTGTCGCTGCTGGCCGGCAAAAGGTCAGCGCCTTGACGCAAGAACCAGTACGGGGCCCGCGAGACGATCGAGAGCAGATGCTCACGCTCTATCACTGCGAAAACGCCCGTTCTTTTCGCGTCCTCTGGATGCTGGAAGAGCTTGGCCTGTCCTATGACTTGAAGATACTGCCGTTTCCGCCCCGTGTGCTTTGCCCGCAGTACCTGGAAGTCAACCCCCTGGGCACTGTTCCGCTGCTGGTCGAGGATGGCATGCGCATGAGCGAGTCGGCGGCGATCTGCCAATACCTGGCCAGCCGCTACGCGCCCAACTCGTTGGGCGTGGAGAGCCATGAAGCCGACTACGGCGCCTATCTGAACGGACTTCATTTTGGCGAGGCCTCGTTGACCTTTCCGCAAACGCTGATCCTGAGGTACGAAATGCTCGAGCCTGAGGAGCGCCGGCTCCCTCAGGCCTCACGGGACTATGCCCTGTTTTTCCTCGGCCGCCTGCGGGAACTTGCGCGGCTGCTGGGAAGCCGGGATTTCATTTGCGCGAATCGATTCACCGCCGCCGACGTTTCGATCGGGTATGCGCTCATGCTGGCCGGGATTGTGGGGCAAGACGGGCGCTTCACGCCCGCCATACAGGAATACTGGGGCCGGCTGCGCGAGCGCGCGGCGTTCAAACGTGCCGTTGCGATACAAGACAAGAAGACAACATGAAACGGATGTCCGCAGTGGCAATCACCATTCTTCCGGTCAACGCCGCCGCCCCCATGGCCCAGCAGCAGGGTGTGAGCAAGAACGAGATCCTGATGGCACGATCCAGGACATGTCGGGTCCGCTGGCCGGCTACGGCAAGCAGGCGCGCAACGGCATGCTGCTGCGCATTGCCGAGCTCAACGAGCAGGGCAGCATCCACGGCCGCGATGCCGGTGCAGTTCGACAAGAACATCGTCAACCTGTTCCCGATCACGGCCGCGCGCGAAATGTACGAACCGCTGAACCGGCTCAAGTACTCGTTCGCTGCCACCTACTACGACCAGGTGCGCATCACGCTGCCCAAGATGATCAAGGACAAGCGCGGCACAACCGACTTCTCCTCGCAGGTGGCCAAGATGAAGGCCGTGGGCTGCGACCTGGTGGTGCTGGGCATCAGCATCCGTGAGACCATCGGCACCATCGCCGAGGCGCGCAAGATCGGCCCAATCCGACCATCGACAGTTTCATCAAGGCGATGGACAGCTCGACCTTCGAGCCCGATATGTTCGGCAGTCCCCGGAGCAGCTGCACATCCACCAGGCGATTGGGCAATGAGCAGTCGCGCCTGTCGCAGATTCAGGACGGCAAGTGAAAGGTAGTGCAGGACGATGGGAAGTGATTCCGGCCCCCGGGCGACCGTCGCGTTACTGGGGCCGTCGGCCCAGCGTACCGAGAAACTCGGCCATCGATGAAATGCGCCCGTGCAGCGGCAGGATCCGGTCCACCTTCAGGCCCAGGCGATCGATGGCGTCGGCCAGGTTCTGGTTGTTGGCGTTGACCAGGCCGGGTGCGGGGTTGGTGTAGAGGCCTGGCGTATAGGAATCGGCCTCGACCAGCAGCCGCTCGGCGGGCAGGTAGACGATCAACAGGCCGCTCGAATGCACGCTGTCCTGTATCTCGTGCACTTCGACACTGCGCTGCCCGTCACTGAAAACCTGCCTGCCGTTCACGCCGACGAGGGTGGCCGTCTTGCCTGATTGCGTCAGACTGTCCGGCTGGATGCGGTTGGAGTTGCTGAAGATGCGCTCATAGTAGGGCTTGGCCAGCGCGCTGGTCACCAGCGTGGCGCCCTCGGCCGCCGCAGCACGCAGGCCACCGGCGTGGTCGAAGTGGTGATGCGTGTTGACGACATAGCGCACAGGTTTGCCTGGCGCGAGCCGATGCGCCTCGGCCAGCACGGCCAGTGCGCGGCCGTCGTTGACAGGGCTCTCCACCAGCATCAGATGGTCGCTCATCTCGATCAGCACGCTGTTGTGTGAGCCTTCGGTGAGGAACCAGACACCGTTCGCAACCTGCTCGGCGTGCACGCGTTCCCTGAATTGACGCACATTCTCCGGCACTGTCAGTTGCATCAGGGGATTGAGTTCAACCGAATGAACCGACACATCGAGTGCATCGAAGCCGCCCTGGGTCTGGCGGATGCGCATGGGAAACTTGACGCCGCCACCGACATCGCTCCAGTACAGGTACCGTGTGACGACCTCGGTGTCGCCCAAGACCGGATGCGGCATGCGTGCGTCGACCCGCGCCACCAGGCCCTGTGCGTCGATCCACGCCATGGCTTCCAGGCGGCCCGGTATGGTGAAGCTGAGGGTGGCGAATGCCTGCCCGTTGTCCTGGGCACTACCAGCGCGCGCGCCCCAGCGCTGCGCCGCGTGCAGCACGCCGTGCGGCGAGGTCCACAAATCGAGCAAGCGACCTTCCAGCGCGGCGGGAGAGGGCATTGCAGAATTGTTGGGCCCGGCGTTCCACGCGTAGTCACCCACAGCAAAACTCGTCGCACGCGACTCGCCCTGTCCCATCAGCGGCAGCATGCCGCCGCCGGTAGGCTCGGCGCGGGTGCGTATGTAGTCCTCGGCGATGGCACCCTTGCCGTAGTCCATGCGGCGCGCCAGACGCGAATAGTTCATCATCGGCCAGGCCTGCCCCGGCGCGAACGCCTGGCCGACCGAGCCACCGCTGCCGGTGGCGACGAACGCCAGCGACTCCACCTTGGATGCGCCCGTAGCCAAGTCTGACTGGCGCAGGAGACCGGCCGCATCCTGCGCGGCGGGCACGGACGACGGGGGGCTCGCGCAGGACTGCAGTAGAGCGCCCAGGGGCACGGTGAGCAACAAGCGGCGGCGGATGGTCATGGGCGGAGGCTCCTTTGTTTACTGGATTGCAGCTCGTGCAGCTTTTACGGCTGGGCCTTGAGTTCGTCGCGGATGAACTTCAGCAATGCCTCGCTCACCACGCGGTCATCGGTGTGCAGCGAGTAGGGTTGGGCCATGTGGTTGTGGTCAGCGAACACGGCTGAAGCCGGGCAACGCGACGCCTTGCACAGCGCATCGACCAAGGCGGTGGACTGCTCGGCAAATGCTGGCGGATCGAACTCGGCCGATCCAACGAACAGCGGCACGCTGGAGGCCAGCAAGCCCGGCAGCGACGACTGCTCCGTGTACTGCGACGCATCGGAGCCGTGGTACGCGGGAACCACGAGCGGAGGCGCCACCTGGTAGGCGCCCGACAGCACCATCGCTCCGGCCAGTCCTGATCCTGGGACTCGCTGAAAGCGCGGCTTGGCCAGGTAGTCGGCGATGTGGGCCGCGCCGGCCGAGTGGCCAAGGATGAAGACCCGCTTCGCATCGCCACCATGCGTCGCGATGTTGTCGTGCACCCACTTCACAGCCAGGCCCACGTCCTCCCCGCCGGCAGGCCAAGTGTTCTGTGGCGCGATGCGGTAGGTCATGGTGACGCCGACCATGCCATTGCGCACGGCCCAGAGCATCACGTTGTCGTAGAAAGGGCTGCCTGGGTTGCGGCGCGCACCGGCGACAAAGCCGCCGCCGTGGACAAAGATGAGGACGGGGCGCGGCGCCGCCGCGGCTTCGGTGGGCTGAAAAACGTCCAGCAGGTTGCGCTCGGCGGGGCCGTAGCGCGCATCGCGCTCAATTTTTACGTTCGCAAACGGCTCGCGCTCCCGCACCCGCGGCGCAAAGATCGCGGCCGTGGCCGGCCCGTCGACGACCCGGCCCATGGCTCTGATTTTTTCGGCGGCGTCGGGCGGCATCTGCACCGTCGCGCAGGATGCCGCCATCAGCGCGGCCATCACGGTCATCAAGACCAAACGGTTTCTAGTCATGAGCGTCCCTCTTCAGTGCTGTATTTCGTGTGGGGCTGGGGCGCCCCGAGTTCGCGTACGCCCAGTGCCACCA
The sequence above is a segment of the Variovorax terrae genome. Coding sequences within it:
- a CDS encoding branched-chain amino acid ABC transporter permease encodes the protein MNLFTQSIISGLMAGAVYALLAVGLIITFRTSRILNLAYGETYAITGLTVALLMNAGVPLWLAIAVALALAVAFSVALDRFVLQPRSHWPIPMLILVTLGVAFVSRGVLLVLAGIDPLSFPRLVAGKPLRWFGGALPPQGLLLIIAGIAAAYAATVFLATTRLGKQLRACAANPDAAQLLGVNVGRARAIAFGIAGLLGGLAAVLLVPLTSVDFQAGLAMTLRGFIAAALAGMVPARGVPAGLCLGLFESFVSTYVDALAQDPIVFLVLIVIALWQSRRIRHGGGVRA
- a CDS encoding ATP-binding cassette domain-containing protein, with the translated sequence MSGRLFVRVLVTGLVAVLCAASPYFGLPAWTPSLATVVALLSVSLMGLNLIFGNTGMLAFGQAAFVALPGYLAGMLSLHLHVPTLAAIALALIATVIVANLVGRIFIRLPGIFFAVGTLGFAFVVEGLARAFPSVTGGASGLVFSEGTQLSGDAWYALALGTLALALASYLGLVRHRYARTLRVVHHDELAAAVVGIDVARVKSRAFTLGCAYSALGGVLLAYFVGVVVPENSGVNRSLEMVGMVMLGGPGRVLGPLLGAGLVQWMFTVAGFAKQYEVLLYGVAFLGTVLFAREGLGGLLQAVWHRIGSAGKLPPQVVDRSSEPAMPLTVGAPGGVALRVEGVAKRFGGVHAIDDVSFEVQHGEVFALVGPNGAGKTTLFNIISGLEMPSAGRVFVEGQDVTSAPVHERAAGIGRSFQVARLVPDLTTAENVMARLDHIAPHMPEAGKRAAALALLGRFGLGELANSRAAQLSAGQRKLVDIARAALGSPSLLLLDEPAVGLTEVELDQLAGLLDKLKQQRCGIVLVEHNIGFLSRVAASGVVLHGGIVIARGPIGAMLQDEAVRNAYLGAIE
- a CDS encoding ABC transporter ATP-binding protein, with the translated sequence MTPVLETNGLAGGYGELSVFHGVTLTLASNEVLGILGPNGAGKTTLLRTLAGLLPQQGGTVNLEGRSLGRAQAWQRARAGLVMVPEGRQIIPGLTVLENLELTRASGRSGSDAASFNTRVEQAWELFPRLAERRHQPGDALSGGEQQMLAIARALMMQPKALLLDEPTQGLAPIVVQELRGVLQKLVGRFAILLVEQNRAFMAGVVTRSAEMRDGRLVAI
- a CDS encoding UbiX family flavin prenyltransferase, whose protein sequence is MTRPHRLIVGLSGASGAIMGVRVLQLLREAGVETHLVISRGAQITLAYETDWKVPDVQALASVRYRQDDIAAAISSGSFHTDGMIVVPCSMRTLAEVATGTTSSLLTRAADVVLKERRRLVLMVRETPLHLGYLRNMTAVTEMGAIVYPPVPAFYGKPQNLEDLVDHSLGRALDLFGITLPGVKRWGVDAGPGTA
- a CDS encoding BTAD domain-containing putative transcriptional regulator, with the protein product MNLYHLVTLGRFAVFDSKGMPLTLSTRKQSALLAYLSMQPNNICGRDVLATTFWGADDETRARHSLSQALYDLKRCLGPQVVRSSGQLVWITKGTITVDASEVLRLAEDRSSEASLAADRLYQGDFLPGMELDQEEFDSWLMTERERVRRAAQRSIGALLSAGPGALDGDEMLRISRSLLKVDPFDERAHCRIMETYARQGLKQMVVTHFNRLAADLDRELDVRPSAQLVSAYESILRETAAPAGPVFRIEDYVFIVEQIPHPVLVTDMHNRIVGWNTQSEQLLGFSKEEMVGRTPAMLHGDSGLAARIIDSALEFGSWTGEIALLSKDGKRCRQRRVVAPLFAPDGKRLGAFGQSVPSHMPA
- a CDS encoding ABC transporter substrate-binding protein, coding for MRTLVTLTGLAAFLAAIAPPSALAQDWKIGFITPTTGPATTVGTRQLATVRWWEQEVNAGKGIKGRKVQVVHCNDEGNPAKAVTCARDLLAQGVVLLINGSVSGAIRAVVPLVKNGPVMLTPAPGIMPEPSSYVFQTSPADAGLTTAVAEYAKANRVGQLGIIAATDTSGELGAASAAAVFPEYGVKYALARIDLRATDATTQLARVAGPGAALIYSTYTGAGAATVVKSYANLGLTQPLIVSYANISDPFVALIKDDMPKRLLGVALKGVVPELLTDPAERQRSSYFIKSYEQARGGERADMINMIALGMVDVAESVLRNVADPANADEVKRYLESTPVKSFQTIRFSPHSHIGMGPSDVVVVELKGSRWVKADPLK